One segment of Fusarium oxysporum f. sp. lycopersici 4287 chromosome 7, whole genome shotgun sequence DNA contains the following:
- a CDS encoding vacuolar protein sorting-associated protein 35: MATPAPPEDQARLLEDALVAVRQQTSLMRKCLDTPGKLMDALKCCSTLVSELRTSSLGPKQYYELYMSVFDALRYLSVHLRENHPVNHLADLYELVQYAGNIVPRLYLMITVGTAYMAIEDAPVKELMKDMMDMSRGVQHPIRGLFLRYYLSGQARDYLPTTESDGPEGNISDSINFVLTNFVEMNKLWVRLQHQGHSREREQRIRERKELQLLVGSNIVRLSQLVDLETYKSSILAPLLEQVVQCRDVLAQEYLLEVITQVFPDEFHLHTLDQFLGAVSRLNPHVNVKAIVIGLMDRLSEYAERDGPEDKSDDRAQIEADALAKLLEKVNLQKEASAATPSESKQSEPDGKAGESTEDAESEDAESEDADKTPEGEESTAKATDETSEETAGESSNDDSSTLAESTPSVADTETTAVNGQGSITDTVQLYEVFFAQVKNLVEAQHLPVQDIIALLVSLCNLALNIYPDRLDYVDQILAYATTKVRENINNADLHSPPAQQSLLALLQAPLNRYVSTFTALSLPTYVPLFQSQSYPTRRAVAGGVARTLLKNQTKISTTEQLENVLEVLKVLIKEGSQAPQGYPGVAQRRPVETDETMEEQGWLARIVHLLQTEDNDTQFKLLQMTRKAPRWAPAGPDLMHSALSTLYTRVNGSGAAEMALRLFASAGQTADLTGFEEVAYEFFAQAFTVYEEAVSDSKAQFQAVCVIATALHQTRNFGKENYDTLITKCAQHGSKLLRKPDQCRAVYLASHLWWATPMVSNGESEETELYRDGKRVLECLQRALRVADSCMETATSIELFVEILDRYVYYFDQQNESVTTKYLNGLIELIHSNLAGNQQDSASVENSRRHFHQTLENIRSRQYEGVVLTPN, encoded by the exons AGCTTCGCACAAGCAGTCTTGGACCCAAGCAATACTACGAGCTGTACATGTCGGTGTTCGACGCCCTGCGATACTTGTCTGTTCATCTTCGCGAAAACCACCCTGTCAACCACCTGGCCGACCTTTACGAGCTCGTCCAGTATGCAGGCAACATCGTCCCACGATTGTATCTTATGATTACAGTGGGAACCGCCTACATGGCCATTGAAGATGCGCCCGTTAAGGAGCTTATGAAGGACATGATGGACATGAGCCGAGGTGTTCAGCATCCTATTCGTGGACTCTTCCTCCGATATTACCTGTCTGGTCAAGCGAGGGACTACCTGCCAACTACTGAGAGCGACGGTCCTGAAGGCAACATTAGCGACTCCATCAACTTCGTTCTTACAAATTTCGTCGAGATGAACAAACTATGGGTTCGtctacaacaccaaggccACTCGAGAGAGCGCGAGCAGCGAATTCGAGAGCGAAAGGAACTGCAGCTATTGGTCGGCAGCAATATCGTACGCCTAAGCCAgcttgttgatcttgaaacGTATAAGTCTAGTATTCTAGCACCGCTGCTAGAGCAGGTGGTTCAATGCCGGGACGTTCTCGCCCAAGAGTATCTCCTTGAGGTGATTACGCAAGTTTTCCCGGACGAATTCCACCTGCACACCTTGGACCAATTCCTTGGTGCCGTTTCACGCCTCAACCCCCATGTTAACGTCAAGGCCATTGTAATTGGTCTGATGGATCGATTGTCCGAATATGCTGAACGCGATGGACCGGAGGACAAGTCGGACGATAGAGCTCAAATTGAGGCGGATGCGCTGGCAAAACTGTTGGAGAAGGTAAACCTTCAAAAAGAAGCATCGGCAGCCACACCTTCAGAATCTAAGCAATCCGAACCTGATGGCAAAGCGGGCGAGTCTACTGAAGATGCCGAATCCGAAGATGCCGAATCCGAAGATGCCGACAAGACACCCGAGGGCGAGGAGTCTACAGCCAAGGCCACCGATGAGACTTCAGAGGAAACTGCTGGTGAGAGCAGCAACGACGACTCAAGCACACTCGCCGAGTCTACACCTTCAGTTGCGGATACAGAAACCACTGCTGTGAACGGTCAAGGGTCAATTACAGACACCGTACAGCTTTACGAGGTTTTCTTCGCCCAGGTCAAGAACCTGGTGGAGGCTCAGCATCTTCCTGTGCAAGACATTATTGCTCTCCTGGTGTCACTTTGCAACCTTGCGCTTAACATTTATCCCGACAGACTGGACTACGTTGACCAGATTCTGGCTTACGCAACTACCAAAGTTCGGGAGAACATTAACAATGCTGACCTTCACTCGCCTCCTGCTCAGCAGAGcttgcttgctcttcttcaagcaccCCTTAACCGATATGTTTCCACTTTTACTGCTTTGTCTCTTCCTACCTACGTTCCTCTCTTCCAGTCGCAATCATACCCTACCCGCCGTGCCGTTGCTGGTGGCGTCGCTCGCACTTTGCTCAAAAACCAGACCAAGATCTCGACTACGGAACAGCTCGAGAACGTGTTGGAGGTACTGAAGGTTCTCATCAAGGAGGGTTCCCAGGCGCCTCAAGGATACCCAGGTGTTGCCCAACGACGTCCTGTGGAGACAGACGAGACAATGGAGGAGCAGGGATGGCTCGCCAGGATCGTGCACTTGCTGCAGACCGAGGACAACGATACTCAGTTCAAGCTGCTTCAAATGACAAGAAAGGC ACCGCGATGGGCCCCGGCCGGGCCGGATTTAATGCACTCAGCGCTCAGCACGTTGTACACCCGTGTTAATGGCTCTGGGGCTGCAGAGATGGCGCTGCGTCTCTTTGCCTCTGCTGGCCAAACAGCCGATCTGACCGGGTTTGAAGAGGTTGCATATGAATTCTTTGCACAAGCCTTCACAGTGTATGAGGAGGCTGTGTCGGATTCGAAGGCTCAGTTCCAGGCTGTCTGTGTGATTGCTACTGCTCTTCACCAGACACGCAACTTTGGAAAGGAGAATTACGACACTCTCATCACCAAGTGCGCACAGCACGGTAGCAAGCTGCTACGCAAGCCCGATCAATGTCGCGCTGTGTATCTGGCGAGTCACTTGTGGTGGGCGACTCCCATGGTGTCCAATGGCGAGTCAGAAGAAACAGAG CTTTACCGTGATGGTAAGCGAGTACTTGAATGTCTTCAACGTGCCCTTCGTGTTGCCGATTCCTGCATGGAGACAGCCACATCGATTGAGCTCTTTGTTGAGATTCTGGACCGCTATGTGTATTACTTTGACCAACAAAACGAATCA GTCACAACCAAGTATCTCAATGGTCTCATTGAACTCATCCACTCCAATCTGGCCGGCAACCAACAAGATTCTGCTTCAGTTGAGAACAGCCGCCGGCACTTCCATCAGACATTGGAGAACATCCGAAGTCGACAATATGAGGGAGTCGTTTTGACACCGAACTGA